A stretch of Arachis hypogaea cultivar Tifrunner chromosome 15, arahy.Tifrunner.gnm2.J5K5, whole genome shotgun sequence DNA encodes these proteins:
- the LOC112751857 gene encoding protein REVEILLE 6, protein MVSKNPNPPEGFYLDPTGAALPGLAPFASVTAAATATAVSAPNSAEDAAKKIRKPYTITKSRENWTEPEHDKFLEALQLFDRDWKKIGAFVGSKTVIQIRSHAQKYFIKVQKSGTSEHLPPPRPKRKAAHPYPQKASKNAPLLSQLSESFQSSSALLESGYVLKHDPSTMLKTPIMNTVVPSWSNSTLQTTNLLHVPKVNDPSGSSESTPRVQPGDESNGQGNSSFPLRVLPDFTQVYSFIGSVFDPNTTDHLHKLKNMDRIDVETVLLLMRNLSVNLTSPDFEDHRKVLSTYEVELDTDDYINADILQDDQLKSAAT, encoded by the exons ATGGTATCCAAAAACCCGAACCCGCCGGAGGGCTTCTATTTGGACCCTACCGGTGCCGCTCTTCCCGGCCTCGCCCCCTTCGCCTCCGTCACTGCCGCCGCCACCGCCACCGCTGTATCCGCCCCTAACTCCGCGGAGGACGCCGCAAAGAAAATCCGAAAGCCATACACTATCACTAAGTCCAGGGAGAATTGGACTGAACCCGAACACGACAAGTTCCTCGAAGCTCTTCAACT GTTTGATCGTGACTGGAAAAAGATTGGAGCATTTGTTGGATCAAAGACAGTTATACAG ATTCGTAGTCATGCACAGAAATACTTCATAAAAGTTCAGAAGAGTGGGACAAGTGAGCATCTTCCTCCACCCAGGCCGAAAAGAAAAGCTGCGCATCCTTATCCTCAAAAGGCTTCCAAAAATG CTCCTTTACTCTCACAGCTATCAGAATCTTTTCAATCTTCATCTGCTTTACTTGAGTCCGGATATGTCCTGAAACATGACCCCTCCACAATGCTTAAAACTCCTATTATGAACACTGTGGTGCCTTCATGGTCAAACTCCACCTTGCAAACCACTAATTTACTGCATG TACCAAAAGTGAACGACCCTTCTGGTAGCAGTGAGAGTACCCCCAGAGTGCAGCCAGGTGATGAATCCAATGGACAGGGGAATAGTAGCTTTCCACTAAGAG TGCTTCCCGATTTCACTCAAGTATACAGCTTCATTGGCAGTGTATTTGATCCAAATACAACTGATCATTTGCACAAACTGAAAAACATGGACCGTATAGATGTTGAGACG GTCCTGTTGTTGATGAGAAATCTCTCTGTCAATTTAACTAGCCCAGATTTTGAGGACCAT AGGAAGGTTCTTTCAACATACGAGGTTGAACTTGATACAGATGACTACATCAATGCAGATATACTTCAGGATGATCAGTTGAAGAGTGCTGCTACCTAG